One genomic window of Hydra vulgaris chromosome 03, alternate assembly HydraT2T_AEP includes the following:
- the LOC100202454 gene encoding inositol hexakisphosphate kinase 1 isoform X2, producing MVRKLMDSDDSCDDSIDLCDEDSQDNQIVELAPYPFQVGGHNCILVYDEKTICKPLIDQEYQVYTHFPKELDTFVPHHRGVVKVYFEKSDGDIMAFALPDNCSSTDSNRALKDYFLTHKNKLKRRSCEANSPPLDYDASVSKNCIMRRWEDSKFQNLDKFILLEDITHSFKRPCVLDLKMGTRCFGDYSSPTKCERKKKRSEESTSATLGVRLCGMMVYNSEEGVYSFTDKYEGRRFNNQEFCSAVKRFFYNGSKYRTELFIPLNTKLKILLEQFEKIECYRFYCSSLLLLYDGNTDITPHIEVKMIDFAQTRVKEEPSNHHVGPDRGYILGIKTLIKITDELIQKFDLY from the exons ATGGTTAGAAAGCTTATGGATTCCGATGACTCTTGTGACGATTCTATTGATCTTTGTGATGAAGACTCCCAAGATAATCAAATTGTTGAACTAGCTCCTTACCCTTTTCAAGTTGGTGGGCATAATTGTATTTTAGTTTATgatgaaaaaacaatttgcaAACCATTAATTGACCAGGAATACCAAGTTTATACACATTTCCCTAAAGAACTTGATACATTTGTACCTCATCACAGAG gaGTGGTAAAGGTTTATTTTGAGAAATCTGATGGAGATATAATGGCATTTGCTTTACCAGATAACTGCTCATCCACAGACAGCAATCGagctttaaaagattactttcttactcataaaaataaactaaaaagaag ATCTTGTGAAGCTAACTCTCCTCCCCTTGACTAtgatg catctgtttcaaaaaattgcattatgCGAAGATGGGAAGATTCTAAGTTTCAAAATCTTGACA AATTTATTTTGCTGGAGGACATCacacattcttttaaaagacCTTGTGTATTGGACTTAAAAATGGGCACTCGATGTTTTGGAGATTATAGTTCTCCTACTAAATGTgagcgtaaaaaaaaaagatcagagGAGTCTACCTCTGCAACACTTGGTGTGAGACTTTGTGGAATGATG GTATATAATTCTGAAGAAGGTGTCTATTCATTTACTGATAAGTATGAAGGAAGGCGTTTTAATAACCAAGAATTTTGTTCTGctgtcaaaagatttttttacaatggGTCAAAGTATCGTACTGAATTGTTTATACCacttaatacaaaattaaaaatattgttagaacagtttgaaaaaattgagtgcTACAGATTTTACTGTAGCTCGTTGTTACTTTTGTATGATGGAAATACTGATATTACACCTCACATTGAAGTGAAAATGATTGATTTCGCTCAAACGCGTGTCAAAGAAGAACCTAGCAACCATCATGTAGGCCCAGATAGAGGCTATATATTAggaattaaaacattaataaaaattacagacGAACTTATTCAGAAGTTTGATTTATATTAG